One stretch of Segatella copri DNA includes these proteins:
- a CDS encoding SGNH/GDSL hydrolase family protein: MKKQTMITLALALTLAMPTLPAFAQKAMSKKEIAEKEKAFKNLQHPWKGKKVAYFGDSITDPNIKASKVKYWGFLQDWLGITPYVYGVSGRQWNDIPRQADQLQKEHGDDFDAILIFMGTNDYNNGVPVGEWYTETFDSVRVARHKPSEMVQRRHRHFCMDKNTLKGRINIAMSKLKQMYPTKQIVVMTPVHRALFASGDKNIQPDEMYENARGIFFDGYVKAIKETGNVWAVPVIDLNSLSGLFPLYDAGAQMFNKPNTDRLHPNDAGHSRMAKTIMQQLSSLPCDF, from the coding sequence ATGAAGAAACAAACAATGATTACCCTGGCACTCGCCTTGACTTTGGCGATGCCAACCCTACCCGCCTTCGCCCAGAAGGCGATGAGCAAAAAAGAAATTGCCGAAAAAGAAAAGGCTTTCAAGAACCTTCAGCATCCATGGAAGGGAAAGAAGGTGGCTTACTTCGGCGACTCCATCACAGACCCTAACATCAAGGCATCAAAAGTAAAATACTGGGGATTCCTGCAGGATTGGCTCGGCATCACCCCTTACGTTTATGGTGTGAGCGGCAGACAGTGGAACGATATTCCCCGTCAGGCAGACCAACTTCAGAAGGAACATGGTGATGATTTTGATGCCATTCTCATCTTTATGGGTACCAACGATTACAACAATGGTGTGCCTGTAGGCGAATGGTACACGGAGACTTTCGACAGCGTGAGAGTAGCCCGCCACAAGCCAAGCGAAATGGTACAGCGCCGCCACCGCCACTTCTGTATGGACAAGAATACATTGAAAGGCCGCATCAACATCGCCATGTCGAAGCTGAAGCAGATGTATCCTACCAAGCAAATCGTGGTGATGACTCCTGTGCATCGTGCTCTCTTTGCCAGTGGTGACAAGAACATCCAGCCAGATGAGATGTACGAGAATGCGCGTGGCATCTTCTTCGATGGATACGTGAAAGCTATCAAGGAAACAGGCAATGTCTGGGCAGTTCCGGTCATCGACCTCAACTCTCTTTCGGGTCTCTTCCCTCTTTACGATGCTGGTGCGCAGATGTTTAACAAGCCGAATACCGACCGTCTTCATCCAAACGATGCCGGTCACTCCCGCATGGCAAAGACCATCATGCAGCAGCTATCCTCCCTGCCTTGCGACTTCTAG
- a CDS encoding MFS transporter — protein sequence MSNLSDLARKRVAVAAYYFVPGVVFASWASRIPDVKQMLHLSNGQLGTVLFAIPIGQLLMMAFSGILVSRFGSKKMLVLSEVLYVLVLFCIGSSTTVFHLILSLIAFGMMANLMNIATNTQACLVEKMYGRNIMSSFHGLWSLGGFSGGIIGAIFANTLLPIDVHFGTILALSILIVAVGFRFLINDAMAKAEEEDVPKFSFKTIDPILFLLGLMGFAGMFCEGTVYDWSSVYFSSVVKPDEAFIRAGYVAGMGAMTLGRFMADGFVTKYGPARVLKVCGGLILGGL from the coding sequence TTGAGTAATTTAAGTGATTTGGCGCGCAAGCGAGTGGCGGTTGCGGCTTATTATTTTGTTCCGGGAGTAGTGTTTGCCAGTTGGGCAAGCCGTATTCCGGATGTAAAACAGATGTTGCATCTGAGCAACGGCCAGTTGGGAACGGTGCTTTTCGCCATTCCTATCGGCCAACTTCTGATGATGGCTTTCTCGGGTATCCTGGTGAGTAGATTTGGCAGCAAGAAGATGCTGGTTCTCTCTGAGGTGCTCTATGTTCTGGTTCTTTTCTGCATCGGTAGCAGTACTACGGTTTTTCATCTGATTTTGAGTCTTATTGCTTTCGGAATGATGGCGAATCTGATGAACATTGCCACCAATACGCAGGCATGTCTGGTAGAGAAGATGTATGGGCGCAACATCATGTCGTCGTTTCATGGTCTGTGGAGTCTGGGTGGATTCTCCGGTGGTATCATCGGTGCCATCTTTGCCAACACTTTGCTCCCGATAGATGTCCACTTTGGAACTATCCTGGCTCTGAGTATTCTCATCGTTGCTGTCGGTTTCCGCTTTCTGATTAATGATGCCATGGCGAAAGCAGAAGAGGAGGATGTTCCGAAGTTCTCTTTCAAGACCATCGACCCGATTCTGTTCCTTTTGGGACTGATGGGATTTGCAGGCATGTTCTGTGAAGGTACCGTTTACGATTGGAGTAGCGTATATTTTTCATCAGTAGTAAAACCCGATGAGGCTTTTATCCGTGCGGGCTATGTGGCTGGTATGGGTGCGATGACGTTGGGTAGATTCATGGCTGATGGGTTTGTTACGAAATACGGCCCAGCCAGAGTATTGAAGGTTTGTGGTGGTTTGATATTGGGCGGTTTGTGA
- the feoB gene encoding ferrous iron transport protein B has protein sequence MKLSELKTGESAVIVKVSGHGGFRKRVIEMGFIKGKKVDVLLNAPLQDPVKYKIMGYEVSLRHSEADHIEVVSIDEAKNDAKLSKAEEEDRQQVINSKVIDSNDSDEQALGDKMLVAERKDNASNEALAEQEAERLHRVINVALVGNPNCGKTSLFNFASGAHERVGNYSGVTVDAKVGEANFNGYHFNLVDLPGTYSLSAYSPEELYVRKQLIEHTPDIVINVIDTSNLERNLYLTTQLIDMHIRMVCALNMFDETEKRGDNIDYDKLGELFGISMIPTVFTNGRGVDKLFETIIELYEGKEDSSAHYRHIHINHGHEIEHGIEHIQKYLKADDSIRQRYSTRYLSIKLLENDKHAEEYVSHLKSAKEIFAARDEAAKRVKEETLEDSETAIMDAKYGFIHGALQEAGYEPGKAKDTYQVTHLIDRILTNKYVGFPIFVLLLFIMFSATFVLGEIPKGWIEDGVAWLGEFISNTMPDGPVKDMLVDGVIGGVGAVIVFLPQILILYFFISYMEDSGYMARAAFIMDKLMHKMGLHGKSFIPLIMGFGCNVPAVMATRTIESHRSRLITMLILPLMSCSARLPIYIMVIGTFFAIQYRSLIMVSLYLIGIFLAVILSRIFASFVVKGEDTPFVMELPPYRFPTWKAIGRHTWEKGKQYLKKMGGIILVASIIVWALGYFPHNEELDNQAQQEQSYIGRIGKTIEPIFTPQGFDWKLDVGLVSGVGAKEIVASTMGVLYSNNDSFSDDQDYNDEDGKYEVLKKQMTSDLKKTYGYSDAEAAAKATLTAYCFLLFVLLYFPCIATIAAIKGETGSWKWAGFAAGYTTLLAWVVSALVFQIGCLFI, from the coding sequence ATGAAATTATCAGAACTTAAAACAGGTGAAAGCGCCGTTATCGTCAAGGTATCAGGACACGGTGGCTTCAGAAAGAGAGTCATCGAGATGGGATTCATCAAAGGCAAGAAGGTAGATGTACTCCTTAACGCCCCACTCCAGGACCCTGTAAAATACAAGATCATGGGCTATGAAGTTTCTCTCCGCCACAGCGAAGCCGACCATATCGAGGTGGTTTCCATTGATGAAGCCAAGAACGATGCAAAGCTCAGCAAGGCGGAAGAAGAAGACCGCCAACAGGTAATTAACTCAAAAGTAATAGATTCCAACGATAGCGACGAGCAGGCGCTCGGCGACAAGATGCTCGTAGCTGAAAGAAAAGACAATGCCAGCAACGAAGCCCTGGCTGAACAGGAAGCAGAAAGACTCCACCGCGTCATCAACGTGGCACTGGTAGGAAATCCAAACTGCGGTAAGACTTCCCTCTTCAACTTTGCTTCGGGTGCTCACGAACGCGTAGGAAACTATAGCGGTGTAACCGTGGATGCGAAAGTAGGTGAAGCCAATTTCAACGGCTACCACTTCAATCTGGTAGATTTGCCGGGTACCTATTCCCTCTCGGCTTATTCGCCAGAAGAACTCTATGTGCGCAAGCAGCTCATCGAGCATACGCCGGATATCGTCATCAACGTCATCGACACCAGCAACCTGGAGCGCAATCTCTATCTCACCACACAATTGATAGATATGCACATCCGCATGGTCTGCGCCCTCAATATGTTTGATGAAACCGAGAAGCGTGGCGATAACATCGACTACGACAAACTGGGCGAACTCTTTGGTATCTCGATGATTCCTACCGTCTTCACCAATGGCCGAGGCGTAGATAAGCTCTTCGAGACCATCATCGAACTCTACGAAGGCAAGGAAGATTCCAGCGCTCACTATCGCCATATCCACATCAACCACGGACATGAGATAGAACATGGTATCGAGCATATCCAGAAATATCTGAAGGCAGATGATTCCATCCGCCAGCGCTACTCTACCCGATACCTCTCTATCAAGTTGTTGGAGAATGATAAGCACGCCGAGGAATACGTAAGTCATCTGAAATCGGCCAAGGAAATTTTCGCAGCCCGTGACGAGGCAGCCAAGCGTGTGAAGGAAGAGACCCTGGAGGATAGCGAAACCGCCATCATGGATGCCAAATACGGTTTTATCCATGGCGCATTGCAGGAAGCAGGCTATGAACCGGGCAAGGCGAAGGATACCTATCAGGTAACCCACCTCATCGACAGAATCCTGACCAATAAATATGTAGGCTTCCCTATCTTCGTCCTCCTGCTGTTCATCATGTTCTCAGCCACCTTCGTTCTGGGCGAGATTCCTAAGGGATGGATTGAGGACGGCGTAGCATGGCTGGGCGAGTTCATCAGTAATACGATGCCGGACGGACCTGTAAAGGATATGCTGGTAGATGGTGTGATTGGTGGTGTAGGTGCCGTGATCGTGTTCCTGCCACAGATTCTGATTCTGTATTTCTTCATTTCTTATATGGAGGATTCGGGATATATGGCTCGTGCAGCCTTCATCATGGATAAGCTGATGCACAAGATGGGCCTGCATGGCAAGTCATTCATCCCGCTGATTATGGGATTCGGATGTAACGTACCTGCGGTGATGGCAACGAGAACCATCGAGAGTCACCGTTCGCGTCTGATTACGATGCTGATATTGCCATTGATGAGCTGTTCGGCTCGTCTGCCAATCTACATCATGGTCATCGGAACATTCTTTGCCATCCAATACCGTTCGCTCATCATGGTATCGCTCTATCTCATCGGCATCTTCCTAGCCGTGATATTGAGCCGCATCTTTGCCAGTTTCGTGGTGAAGGGCGAAGATACCCCGTTCGTAATGGAGTTGCCTCCTTACCGCTTCCCTACCTGGAAGGCGATAGGCCGCCATACCTGGGAGAAGGGTAAGCAGTACTTGAAGAAGATGGGTGGTATCATCCTTGTGGCAAGTATCATCGTATGGGCTTTGGGGTATTTTCCTCATAATGAAGAACTTGATAACCAGGCCCAGCAGGAGCAAAGCTATATCGGCAGAATCGGTAAGACCATCGAGCCTATCTTTACCCCACAGGGATTCGACTGGAAACTGGATGTGGGCTTGGTTTCCGGTGTGGGTGCCAAGGAGATTGTAGCCTCAACAATGGGCGTGCTCTACAGCAACAACGACAGTTTCTCTGATGATCAGGATTACAACGATGAAGACGGAAAATACGAGGTTTTGAAGAAACAGATGACTTCAGACCTGAAGAAGACCTACGGTTACAGCGATGCCGAGGCAGCAGCGAAGGCAACGCTCACCGCCTACTGTTTCCTCCTCTTTGTATTGCTCTACTTCCCTTGCATCGCCACAATCGCTGCCATCAAGGGCGAGACGGGCAGTTGGAAATGGGCAGGCTTCGCCGCCGGCTACACCACGCTCCTGGCATGGGTAGTATCAGCCCTGGTCTTCCAGATAGGATGTTTGTTTATCTAA